Below is a window of Patescibacteria group bacterium DNA.
AATAAAAAAAGCCAAGGGGATTATTACTAATGCCATTATTGGCTTGGTGATTATTTTAGCGGCTTATTCGATTACTTGGTTTGTGATGGATAAATTGGCTGGACCAGAAGGTGCAGTATTGGGTGGTAAATAAAACTTTACAAAAAGTTATTAAATAGAAAAAAGAGGTGATGAAGATCACCTCTTTTGGTTTCTCAAGGTGCTAACGATTTCTCGCCCCACTATGCCAATCTCTAACCCTCCCCTTATAATGGTTGTCCCCCCGTCTAGCATCTACCTCAATGGTTCCCTCAACAAATAATTTACCCGTACTAGCTTTGATGTACTGGACCTTAAATTTTCCTTCAGGCAATCTTATATGATCAATGAAACCATCGGGAGGAATCGGCGGGCTTGTATAATTGATAGCCGGAATTTTGACAATAAGGGTGTGGTCACTTTCATTGCCGATAATTCCGTCATAGCCATCTATTCCTGTCTCTGTTCCCATATAACCAAGACCGCCGTAGCCATACCGACCCTCGCGCACAGCTTGAGCTTGAGCTTCTATGAGATGAGCTTGGGCCAAAGCAATGCTATCCTGAACAGCCCTTGAGCCATCCAGTTTATTGATAGCTTTGTCGGTCCATTTAATGTCTTGCTCCTCCAGCCCACCATCTCGCTCATAGCCAGCCTGGGTGTCGGTTACATGAACCACCACCCTTCTCGTGGCGCAACCACCCAAAATAGCCGCTAAAACCGCCGTTACGACCAGCCAAACGATTATCATCCGTTTCATAACAGCCTCCTTTTTATGGGGTGAAAAAATGAACAACTCCTCCTTCTATTACATCTTTTTATTATACACGAAATACAAAATTTGTCAACTCAACAAGGTAAATACCGCAAAAACAGTCTTTAAATCTAAGACTGTTTTTTAATAGAACCGTTCTTTTATTTTTTCAATAAATTTGTAAATTCGGCTACAGGTAATTCCGCATCCCGTAGTAATCTTCTTAAAAGCCCCTTGCCTATTATTTTATGATTAGGAATACTTAATGGATTTCTAGTCTTATCAAAATTGTGGTGCATTCTAATATGGCTTCCTGTTTGTCGGGTTATTCTGTATCCAACCTTTTCAAATACTTTAGTAGCTTGTTTGCCGGAGACAACTGGAAGCTTAGGCATAGACTTGCGTGTTTAAAGTATAAAGTCCAAAATTTTGAGGTTTATAATGTTTAATTATTTCTTGGCTTTCTTCTTCCTCCAGACATAATTCAATTACTTCTTTTATATTGTCTAAAGCCTTTTCAACACTTTTTCCTTGGGTGTAACAACTTTTAAAAATCGGGCATTCTATAAAATAGTAGCCGTCTTCGTTTTTTTGAATAAATACCGGGAATTGATAATTTTTTTTAGCTTTTTTCATAATTTTAACCCTAACCTTATAAATTTATTTACAATTTTGACATTAAATCTTTGAAAAATTATTTTTGATTTTGTTAACTTTAGGCTAAAATACTAAATTTTAACTATTTTGATTATATCAAGAGTGATGAAGAAAGTCAAGGCCTTATACAGGCCTTGTTTATAACCTTAATTTCCAGGGAATAAACACTGCCTCCCAGAAAATACTTTTGTTAAATTTTGATTTTCCTTGTTCGCGGTCAACAAAAGTAATCGGTACTTCTGTAAAACGAGCGCCAGCTTTAATCATTTGATATTTCATTTCAATTTGAAAAGCATAGCCATTAGATTTTATTTGCGATAAATCTATTTTTTTTAAGGTTTTAACATTATAGCCAACAAAGCCCGCAGTTAAATCATTGATAGGAATACCGGTGATAACTTTAGCATATTGGTTAGCATTGCGGCTTAAGAATCGTCGTTTAAAATTCCAGCCCTGGGTTGAGCCGCCAGGGATATAGCGAGAGCCAACAACAAGCTCATGTCCCTGCTCAAGCTTTTCAATAATTTCTGGGATTTTATCAATTGGATGAGAAAAATCCGCGTCCATGGTAATAATAAAATCAGCTGGAATTTCTTTTCGGATGATTTTATTAAAAACATCCAAATAAGCCCGGCCCAAACCTTGTTTTTTTTGGCGGTGGATTACAGTCAGTTGGTGATATTGGCTGGCTATTTCATCAGCGATTTTGCCAGTGCCGTCAGGAGAATTGTCATCAACAATAATAATTTCCAGATTTTTTGTTGGGAGTTTAACTATTTTCTCAATCAAGGGTCTGATGTTGTTTTTTTCGTTGTAGGTGGGGATGATGATATTAATGACATTTTGACGCATAGTTGGTTTATGAGAGATTATGAGGATTAAGGCGATAGTATTTTTTTCCCGCCGTTAGTAATGCTTTGCCGATGATTATTATGGCTAACCCAAGAACAAAGCTAAAAGTAATATATGAGCCAATTAATAAACTTTTTGGTTTAAATCGCATAATTATGTCATAATCACCGCCATTTTCAAAATATATACCGCGAAAAAGTTTATTCACATAATAAATCTTTTTCCCGTTGCCGTTTACGATAGCTTGCCAGCCAGGGTAATTGATTTCACTTAAAAATAAATTGCCCGGCATCTTTGTTGATAAATGAATTTCGATTTTGTTTGGAGAGTAGCTGGTGATAGAGGGCAAATTGGGATCAATGAGCATTAGGTCTGACTCTTTTATTTCTATCAATTTTTTTCCCGGCACGAAGAAAGTGCGAGGTAATCCCTTGGGGTTTGCATATAAATTAGGAAAACCTTCTACACGGACGAGCTCTGGGGAGAGACAGTTATTTTCCCGGCAAAAGACAAACTTAACATTCAAAAGATTTGAGTTTAGCGGCTTCATAGAGAATGTGGGGCGGCTGGAGTTGAATTGGCCACTGGTATATTCTTTGTATGATGATAAGGGCGTTGCCGTCCATGTTTCTATGGTTGAAAATCCATGGACAGCACCGCCATTGCTTGGTATAACATTATTGGTGAGCACTCTAAAGCTACTGGCGTTTTCTTTTTTTAAAAAGTCAATGGCGGGAGAGCTGTCATAAATTTTTTTAGGCGACCACACCCCCATATTAAAATTGAAACCAGCAAGAAATAAATCTAAAAGAAGGATTAAAAATAAATATTTTTTAAATGATCCGTTTAGCAGATTGCCCCATAGGCGGCGTTGAAAGACAAGAAATATAGCATAGAGAAGAAGTAAGAAAATGCCAATACCTTTAATGTTAAACTTTACAAAATTATCGATTGTAGTTGTCCCGACGGGCGACAGTAAGGATATGGTTGATATTAGCAGAAATATTGTAGAAACAAAAATTATTGAAGATAGGAGAATGGCGTGAAAGATTTTTTTTAGGTAGCCAACCAGTTCTTGATTATTTTTGAAGTCGTAGCTCATTATAAAATCATAACCAAAAGCCGTCAGTATGGAAAAAGAAAACAAGTAAAGCAGTAAAAATCTCCCAGGACATCGGAATATTTTCAGTATAGGCAAAAATAAATAAAAAGTTGGGTAAATTATGAAATTACCGCCAAAAGATAGCCCCAAAGTTAGCAAGAGAATAATAGTGAAGAAAATGACTATTTTGTTATTTTTGTGAAAAAAGGCTCCTATCGCGCAAAAAATTAAACCGAGCAGGCCGCAATAGGATGCTGTTTCCCAGAAGTTGCCGGGTAGAAGATAATCATTTAGGGGTCCATAGCCACCAAAAACGCGGGGCGATATGGAGGATAGAATGAATTGAAGCGGTTCTAGCGAATAAGATGTCGCAAATTGATACGAAGAATAGCTCCTTGTTGACAGAGAGACCAATTCTAAAAATGGTAAGAGCTGGATAGCTATTAACCCCGCGGTCAGAAAAATGATAGCGATAGGATTGCGATAAAGGAAAATACTAGCTTTGATTCTATCAACA
It encodes the following:
- a CDS encoding type II toxin-antitoxin system HicA family toxin, producing MPKLPVVSGKQATKVFEKVGYRITRQTGSHIRMHHNFDKTRNPLSIPNHKIIGKGLLRRLLRDAELPVAEFTNLLKK
- a CDS encoding YfhO family protein; the protein is MRKVIKNTLCSRADLINILLLAIILFIFFSPNIFGHYFFWDDFLSYHVPNKFFYFTNLKDGVLPLWNPYSGAGQPFLADIQTQSLYPLNLLIIPFFNGAVSRTAWLIELWTIFHVFLGGTFLYALTKYFHRSRPASLFSAITYALSLPIVAHCVHINIISTIIWLPLIFLFFHKSLKEKPFKNIILSAVFLAIAFLAGHPQIFFLTIFLLGAYSVFNSLSFLCSAPINVDRIKASIFLYRNPIAIIFLTAGLIAIQLLPFLELVSLSTRSYSSYQFATSYSLEPLQFILSSISPRVFGGYGPLNDYLLPGNFWETASYCGLLGLIFCAIGAFFHKNNKIVIFFTIILLLTLGLSFGGNFIIYPTFYLFLPILKIFRCPGRFLLLYLFSFSILTAFGYDFIMSYDFKNNQELVGYLKKIFHAILLSSIIFVSTIFLLISTISLLSPVGTTTIDNFVKFNIKGIGIFLLLLYAIFLVFQRRLWGNLLNGSFKKYLFLILLLDLFLAGFNFNMGVWSPKKIYDSSPAIDFLKKENASSFRVLTNNVIPSNGGAVHGFSTIETWTATPLSSYKEYTSGQFNSSRPTFSMKPLNSNLLNVKFVFCRENNCLSPELVRVEGFPNLYANPKGLPRTFFVPGKKLIEIKESDLMLIDPNLPSITSYSPNKIEIHLSTKMPGNLFLSEINYPGWQAIVNGNGKKIYYVNKLFRGIYFENGGDYDIIMRFKPKSLLIGSYITFSFVLGLAIIIIGKALLTAGKKYYRLNPHNLS
- a CDS encoding polyprenol monophosphomannose synthase, translating into MRQNVINIIIPTYNEKNNIRPLIEKIVKLPTKNLEIIIVDDNSPDGTGKIADEIASQYHQLTVIHRQKKQGLGRAYLDVFNKIIRKEIPADFIITMDADFSHPIDKIPEIIEKLEQGHELVVGSRYIPGGSTQGWNFKRRFLSRNANQYAKVITGIPINDLTAGFVGYNVKTLKKIDLSQIKSNGYAFQIEMKYQMIKAGARFTEVPITFVDREQGKSKFNKSIFWEAVFIPWKLRL
- a CDS encoding type II toxin-antitoxin system HicB family antitoxin, with protein sequence MKKAKKNYQFPVFIQKNEDGYYFIECPIFKSCYTQGKSVEKALDNIKEVIELCLEEEESQEIIKHYKPQNFGLYTLNTQVYA